The nucleotide window GTAATTTATTGGCAATTGCCGTATGAGATACCCCCAAGCGAGTGGCCAGTTTTCTGGAACTGGGATATTTTGCATAAAATTTATGAAGTACCGCAGCCTCAAAACGCCCAACCATCTCATCCAACGTACTGCCTTCTGTGATAAATTCATCAATAAACGACGCTGTCTCCTGCCCATGGGAATTTTGTGGCGCTAATCCTAAATCCTCAATCTTCAACCGGTTGTTTTGGCATAAAGAACAGGCACGATATAAGGCATTATAAAGCTCACGAAGATTGCCCGGCCAAGGATAGTCTTGTAAATATCGCAAGAGATGCTCATCTAAGTGCGGTGGAAAAATGCCGAGTTTTTCACTAATTTCTTGAATCAACTGATGGCTTAACAGCGCAATATCTTCCTGACGCTCACGCAGCAAAGGCAACGTTAAACTCAGCACATTCAACCGATGAAACAAATCATTGCGCATTTTGCCTTGTTCGACATAATGTTGTAACGGCTGTTGCGCCGTACAAATCACACGAACATTCGCATAATGTTC belongs to Aggregatibacter sp. 2125159857 and includes:
- a CDS encoding sigma 54-interacting transcriptional regulator, which translates into the protein MTTSKNTDPFAQIVSQNPRMQEVIEKAKKFALLDAPLLIQGETGTGKEVIAKACHDFSERRDHAFLAVNCAGIPGEDAETEMFGRRNKDGEFIGFFEYADGGTVLLDGVEELPLTLQAKLLRFLSDGTFRRVGEEEEHYANVRVICTAQQPLQHYVEQGKMRNDLFHRLNVLSLTLPLLRERQEDIALLSHQLIQEISEKLGIFPPHLDEHLLRYLQDYPWPGNLRELYNALYRACSLCQNNRLKIEDLGLAPQNSHGQETASFIDEFITEGSTLDEMVGRFEAAVLHKFYAKYPSSRKLATRLGVSHTAIANKLRQYGIGKS